The nucleotide window GTAATAGAGCGTAATCAAAACGGGGATAAACCAAGTTCACAGCCGGCTTACCCACTAAGCGTAGGTACTGAGTTTGTAAATCAAACAGGTTATTTTGAGCGGCAATTAATGAAGATTGTGCCGTCGCGACACGAGCGGAGATCTGAGCCAGATCCGAATTACTGCTCAAACCTTTACTCTTTTTATCTTGTATGTCTTGATAGATTTCTTGGTGCTCTTTTACGTTACGCTTAGACAGTTCAAGTAGCGTCTCTGCTTTGAGTATATCGAGGTAATTTCTCACTACATCTAACGATACGTTTTCAGCGCGTGAAATCAGAGTTAAACGTTCAGCTTCTGCTTCGAATGTTAGTCGGTCGACATTCGACGTCGTTTTAAAGCCATCGAATAGCAACTGGGATACTTTTACGCCGATTTCCGTTCGCGTTAGACCACGGTCGTCAGTGTCGAGTTTGCTTCCGCTGTTATAGCGAGTCTCTTCATAACCTGCCGCCGCGTACAAATTGACTTGTGGCATATACAAACCACCCGCAGCGTCCCCGTCTCTGACCACCGATTGGTATCGGGAGTACTGCGCCAATATCTCTGGGCTATAGTCGATGGCGAACGCCACAGACTCTTCTAGTGAGGCTGCTTGAGACAACCCACTCACTAGTAAGCAAGAAGAGAGTAAGATTTTTGAATGCATTACACTTCCTTTTATATTTATGCT belongs to Vibrio cyclitrophicus and includes:
- a CDS encoding TolC family outer membrane protein, with the protein product MHSKILLSSCLLVSGLSQAASLEESVAFAIDYSPEILAQYSRYQSVVRDGDAAGGLYMPQVNLYAAAGYEETRYNSGSKLDTDDRGLTRTEIGVKVSQLLFDGFKTTSNVDRLTFEAEAERLTLISRAENVSLDVVRNYLDILKAETLLELSKRNVKEHQEIYQDIQDKKSKGLSSNSDLAQISARVATAQSSLIAAQNNLFDLQTQYLRLVGKPAVNLVYPRFDYALLPSSAQVALEQAVENHPEIKASLLDIDAARKEMRREKGDYYPEVKLELHANKNDNVSNPPGGVDEDARIMLTMDYDLFNGFSTDSRVESSAWRVEEARAIRLRTEREVKEGTQLAWNAYKMLEQQKSLLQQNVDAAKIAELGYIQQFNVGRRSLLDVLDAKVEVFLARRNFISTEYDQTLAAYRVLNAMGMLTYALRIEHPEEWQGENK